From Ochotona princeps isolate mOchPri1 chromosome X, mOchPri1.hap1, whole genome shotgun sequence, one genomic window encodes:
- the RTL5 gene encoding retrotransposon Gag-like protein 5, which produces MSEAPGNLNSLRMANVALREELNALRGENANLGLQLGRALAEVNSLRGNVSSFIRWPGPSVPVLSEENFEFPLGEIDAAPEGELPFLCWPPARPESEFVSDDLLINVIQDCSTLDGPTDPPMLPMAPPPPPPASKEPPPQSSQPHQERPEVEPFSGDPIYLAEFLMQLETFIANHEEHFPRDAERVAFLITYFTGQAKDWATSVTQEGSSLRTNYQRFLDETRKEFCGPIPVRLAKKAIRRLKQGDGPLRSYADNFRFLAQFLSWDDCRLQTQFLRGLPESYRKELLWSTEMADLEELILECAEIERKLRTLKPIPLTGHRLGYGSLSSNTNEAESESEEHHNGGEDEATRRRRLYQKIRQRRLRSMTQEMRERLEAEMRKKEEEMSRTVVLEDEDEDQEVEVVELDEEELQKIEEMKKNDDAQEETEVEQEPEDTPEEVEEESQDEDLEELMEMEPVLVTTSTQTPNAVVNFHAENFLGASPPIIQPGRRRSQNRAPLLEGLPGTNSPFYSSPPLIRRAGRLGQRQTRRRPPVLFRLTPRQGGHRASRGRIRV; this is translated from the coding sequence ATGTCCGAGGCGCCTGGCAATCTCAACAGCCTCCGCATGGCGAATGTAGCCCTGAGGGAAGAATTAAATGCCCTCCGCGGGGAGAACGCCAATTTGGGCCTTCAGCTCGGCAGAGCCCTGGCCGAGGTTAATTCCTTGCGGGGCAACGTCTCGAGCTTCATCCGCTGGCCGGGGCCCTCGGTGCCTGTCCTTTCCGAGGAGAACTTTGAGTTCCCGCTCGGTGAGATCGACGCCGCCCCCGAGGGGGAGCTGCCCTTCTTGTGCTGGCCACCCGCACGCCCTGAGTCCGAGTTTGTCTCGGATGATCTTCTGATTAACGTGATCCAGGATTGCAGTACCTTGGACGGGCCCACGGATCCCCCGATGCTGCCCATGGCGCCCCCGCCGCCCCCTCCCGCGTCAAAGGAGCCGCCCCCGCAGTCCTCTCAGCCACACCAGGAGCGGCCTGAGGTGGAGCCCTTCTCTGGAGACCCCATCTACCTGGCTGAATTCCTGATGCAGCTAGAGACCTTTATAGCTAACCATGAGGAACATTTTCCCCGGGACGCAGAGCGCGTGGCTTTTCTGATCACCTATTTCACGGGCCAAGCCAAAGACTGGGCCACCTCAGTCACCCAGGAAGGAAGCTCTCTGCGTACCAACTATCAGCGCTTCCTGGATGAAACCCGTAAGGAATTTTGTGGCCCTATCCCGGTCCGTTTGGCTAAAAAGGCCATCCGTAGGCTTAAGCAGGGAGATGGCCCCCTCCGCAGCTATGCGGATAATTTTCGGTTCCTGGCCCAGTTCTTGTCCTGGGATGACTGTCGCCTTCAAACCCAGTTCCTCCGGGGCCTGCCGGAGTCGTACCGAAAAGAGCTCTTATGGTCAACTGAAATGGCTGACCTGGAGGAACTGATCCTTGAATgtgcagagatagaaagaaaactGCGGACCCTCAAGCCAATCCCGCTCACTGGGCATCGCCTGGGCTATGGCTCTTTGTCTTCTAACACTAATGAGGCTGAAAGTGAGAGTGAAGAGCACCACAATGGGGGTGAAGATGAAGCCACCCGCAGGCGCAGGCTTTACCAAAAAATCCGCCAGAGGCGCTTGAGATCTATGACACAAGAGATGAGGGAGAGGTTAGAGGCGGAgatgaggaagaaggaggaagagatgaGCAGAACGGTGGTGCTggaggatgaggatgaggatCAGGAGGTCGAGGTGGTGGAGTTAGATGAGGAAGAGCTGCAAAAGATAGAGGAGATGAAGAAGAATGACGATGCCCAGGAGGAAACAGAGGTGGAGCAGGAGCCAGAGGACACAcctgaggaggtggaggaggagtcCCAGGatgaagacctggaggagctgaTGGAGATGGAGCCTGTCCTTGTGACCACTTCAACCCAGACCCCCAACGCTGTAGTTAACTTCCATGCTGAAAACTTCCTGGGGGCATCGCCTCCCATCATACAGCCTGGCAGACGGAGGAGCCAGAATCGAGCCCCACTTCTGGAAGGCCTTCCAGGCACCAATTCGCCATTCTACAGCTCACCGCCACTGATTCGCCGAGCCGGTCGCTTGGGGCAACGTCAGACGCGAAGACGACCCCCAGTGCTGTTCCGTCTCACTCCAAGACAGGGGGGCCACCGAGCTTCTCGGGGCCGAATTCGCGTGTGA